One segment of Gloeocapsopsis sp. IPPAS B-1203 DNA contains the following:
- a CDS encoding hydantoinase B/oxoprolinase family protein, translating to MNARWEFWIDRGGTFTDIVAKSPTGKIVIHKLLSENPDRYTDAPIQGIRDILGIAPDAPIPADQIATVKMGTTVATNALLERKGDRTVLVITKGFGDALRIGYQNRPDIFARQIVLPEMLYEQVIEVEERYTAQGEELIQLNLNSMSSQLQAAYQAGIRSCAIVLMHGYRYPTHEKEIATLARTIGYTQVSVSHEVSPLMKLISRGDTTVVDAYLSPILRRYVNQVSSQLSGYSNQATNPDNITDTPHPSLMFMQSNGGLADARTFQGKDSILSGPAGGIVGAVQTSLIAGFDKIISFDMGGTSTDVAHYNGEYERTFETEVAGVRLRTPMMAIHTVAAGGGSILHFDGARYRVGPESAGAHPGPAAYAKGGSLTVTDCNVMVGKLQPEFFPQVFGVNGDLPLDAEVVRQKFAELTREIGDDRTPEQVASGFLAIAVEKMANAIKKISLQRGYDVSEYTLCCFGGAGGQHACLIADALGMQQVFIHPYAGVLSAYGMGLADVRVIREQAVEEVLSGELDLAGVLAVLEAEGKGELNHNTKGIEVLGKVHLRYEGTDAALMVNFDDVEVMRGELEGLHRQRYGFIAPEKRLIVEAVSVEVVGKNDVPEEEVVLRKSNEKIALATVQMYTMNAWQATPVYQREQLQPDDTISGPALIVEATGTNVIEPGWTATVSDRNHLILQRTHHQPKKSLATSHQSLATSRDPVMLEIFNNLFRAIAEQMGITLQNTSSSVNIKERLDFSCAIFDCDGQLVANAPHIPVHLGSMSESVQALIADRKNTLKPGDVFASNNPYNGGTHLPDITVITPVFPAHPSLAISHSPLFYVASRGHHADIGGMTPGSMPPNSTTVEEEGVLLDNFQLIADGTFREKELLELLQNGRYPVRNSIQNIADLKAQIAANERGVQELHKMVGHYQLDTVQAYMKFVQDNAEESVRRVIDILQDGKFTCYLDNGSAIKVTVSINKSTRSACIDFTGTSPQIKSNFNAPSAICKAAVLYVFRTLVDDDIPLNAGCLKPLEIIIPEGCLLNPHYPAAVVAGNVETSQAITDALYGALGIMAASQGTMNNFTFGSDRYQYYETICGGSGAGKDFDGTDAVHTHMTNSRLTDPEVLEWRFPVLLESFSIRSDSGGKGHHHGGNGVIRRLQFREPMTAAILSGRRTVPPFGLYGGENGVVGKNTVERSDGTIEELGSTATVEMQPEDVFVIKTPGGGGYGESVELLA from the coding sequence ATGAATGCCCGTTGGGAATTTTGGATCGATCGGGGAGGTACATTTACCGATATTGTGGCAAAAAGTCCTACTGGCAAAATCGTCATTCATAAACTATTATCTGAAAATCCCGATCGCTACACTGATGCTCCTATACAGGGTATTCGAGACATTTTAGGTATTGCACCTGATGCACCAATACCAGCAGATCAAATCGCTACGGTGAAGATGGGGACAACAGTCGCGACGAATGCTTTGCTTGAACGTAAAGGCGATCGCACAGTGTTAGTCATAACAAAAGGATTCGGCGACGCACTCCGCATTGGCTATCAAAATCGCCCTGATATTTTTGCTCGGCAAATTGTGCTACCAGAAATGCTCTACGAGCAAGTAATTGAAGTAGAAGAACGCTACACCGCTCAAGGCGAAGAACTCATTCAGTTAAATCTCAATTCTATGAGCAGTCAATTACAAGCTGCTTATCAAGCTGGTATCCGTTCATGTGCCATTGTTTTAATGCACGGTTATCGCTATCCGACGCATGAGAAGGAAATTGCCACTCTAGCGAGGACCATCGGCTACACTCAAGTATCAGTATCGCACGAAGTTAGCCCGTTGATGAAATTAATTAGTCGAGGCGATACAACAGTTGTTGATGCCTATCTGTCTCCCATTCTGCGCAGATATGTAAACCAAGTATCAAGTCAACTATCAGGTTACAGCAATCAGGCAACCAACCCAGATAATATCACTGACACCCCTCACCCCTCCTTAATGTTTATGCAATCAAACGGCGGTCTTGCTGATGCTCGAACTTTTCAAGGAAAAGACAGTATTCTCTCAGGACCCGCTGGCGGAATTGTTGGGGCAGTACAAACAAGCTTGATAGCTGGATTTGACAAAATTATTAGCTTTGACATGGGTGGAACTTCTACTGATGTCGCTCACTACAATGGCGAGTATGAACGTACCTTTGAAACTGAAGTTGCTGGAGTGCGTTTGCGGACTCCGATGATGGCAATTCATACAGTGGCGGCTGGTGGTGGTTCCATTTTGCACTTTGACGGAGCGCGATATCGTGTAGGTCCAGAGTCAGCAGGCGCTCATCCAGGACCTGCGGCTTATGCTAAAGGTGGTTCATTAACAGTAACCGACTGCAATGTGATGGTGGGGAAGTTACAACCAGAATTCTTTCCGCAAGTCTTTGGTGTGAATGGCGATTTACCTTTGGATGCAGAAGTTGTACGGCAGAAGTTTGCAGAATTAACAAGAGAAATTGGAGATGATCGCACGCCGGAACAAGTAGCAAGTGGTTTTTTAGCGATCGCTGTTGAAAAAATGGCAAATGCGATTAAAAAAATCTCTCTCCAACGTGGTTATGATGTTTCTGAATATACATTGTGCTGTTTTGGCGGTGCTGGTGGACAACACGCTTGTTTAATTGCGGATGCATTGGGGATGCAGCAGGTGTTTATTCATCCCTATGCAGGAGTGTTGTCTGCTTATGGCATGGGTTTGGCTGATGTACGAGTAATTCGGGAACAAGCTGTAGAGGAGGTTTTAAGTGGAGAGTTGGATTTAGCAGGGGTGTTGGCTGTGTTGGAGGCTGAGGGGAAGGGGGAGTTGAACCACAACACCAAGGGTATTGAGGTTTTGGGCAAGGTGCATTTGAGGTATGAAGGGACAGATGCAGCTTTGATGGTGAATTTTGATGATGTGGAGGTGATGCGAGGAGAGCTTGAAGGCTTGCATCGTCAGCGTTATGGGTTTATTGCGCCGGAGAAAAGATTAATTGTTGAGGCGGTTTCGGTTGAGGTGGTGGGTAAAAATGATGTTCCTGAGGAGGAAGTTGTTTTACGTAAGAGTAATGAAAAAATAGCACTAGCAACTGTGCAAATGTATACAATGAATGCTTGGCAAGCCACGCCTGTGTATCAACGCGAACAATTGCAGCCAGATGACACTATTTCAGGTCCTGCACTGATTGTAGAAGCAACAGGGACGAATGTGATTGAACCAGGATGGACTGCAACAGTAAGCGATCGCAACCATTTAATTTTACAGCGAACACACCATCAACCTAAAAAATCACTAGCCACTAGCCACCAGTCACTAGCCACTTCCCGCGATCCCGTCATGCTAGAAATCTTCAACAATTTGTTTCGGGCGATCGCTGAACAAATGGGAATAACGCTACAAAATACCAGTTCTTCAGTCAATATTAAAGAAAGGCTTGATTTTTCTTGTGCCATTTTTGACTGTGACGGACAGTTAGTTGCTAATGCACCACACATTCCAGTTCACTTAGGTTCAATGAGTGAAAGTGTTCAAGCACTCATTGCTGATCGCAAAAATACTCTCAAACCAGGAGATGTTTTTGCCTCAAACAATCCCTACAACGGCGGAACTCACCTTCCTGATATCACTGTTATTACTCCTGTATTTCCGGCACACCCTTCACTAGCCATTAGCCACTCCCCACTTTTCTACGTCGCCTCACGCGGACACCATGCAGATATTGGCGGGATGACTCCTGGTTCTATGCCACCCAATAGTACCACTGTAGAAGAAGAAGGAGTTTTACTAGATAATTTTCAGCTCATTGCTGATGGTACATTTAGAGAAAAAGAACTATTAGAACTCTTACAAAATGGGCGCTATCCAGTCAGAAACTCTATCCAAAATATTGCTGATTTAAAAGCACAAATTGCTGCAAATGAACGTGGTGTTCAAGAATTGCACAAAATGGTAGGACACTATCAATTAGACACTGTACAAGCTTATATGAAGTTTGTTCAAGATAATGCCGAAGAATCTGTGCGTCGTGTCATTGATATTTTACAAGACGGTAAATTTACTTGTTATTTAGATAATGGCAGTGCAATTAAAGTGACTGTTTCTATTAATAAATCTACTCGCAGCGCTTGTATCGATTTTACAGGAACTTCGCCACAAATTAAAAGTAATTTTAATGCTCCTTCTGCTATATGCAAAGCGGCAGTATTATATGTTTTTCGCACTTTAGTAGATGATGATATTCCATTAAACGCTGGGTGTCTTAAACCTTTGGAAATTATTATTCCTGAAGGTTGTTTACTGAATCCACACTATCCCGCTGCTGTCGTCGCTGGAAATGTCGAAACTTCTCAAGCAATTACTGATGCGTTGTATGGTGCTTTAGGCATTATGGCAGCCTCTCAAGGAACTATGAATAACTTTACCTTCGGCAGCGATCGCTATCAATATTACGAAACTATTTGCGGTGGTTCGGGCGCTGGAAAAGATTTTGATGGTACCGATGCTGTACACACTCATATGACAAATTCTCGTCTTACCGATCCTGAAGTTTTAGAGTGGCGGTTTCCTGTATTATTAGAAAGCTTTAGCATTCGTTCTGATAGTGGTGGTAAAGGACATCATCACGGTGGTAACGGCGTTATCCGTCGCCTTCAGTTTCGCGAACCAATGACAGCAGCCATTCTTTCAGGGCGTCGTACTGTTCCTCCATTTGGTTTGTATGGTGGAGAAAATGGTGTAGTAGGAAAAAACACAGTTGAACGTAGCGATGGAACTATCGAGGAATTAGGAAGTACTGCAACTGTTGAAATGCAACCAGAAGATGTGTTTGTAATTAAAACTCCTGGTGGTGGAGGTTATGGTGAATCAGTAGAACTGCTTGCGTGA
- a CDS encoding DUF2945 domain-containing protein: MADEFKKGDKVEWKTSQGKTTGEVKKKLTSSTNIKGHHVAASKDNPEYLVESDKSGKEAAHKPDALEKIEE, encoded by the coding sequence TTGGCTGACGAGTTCAAAAAAGGTGACAAAGTAGAGTGGAAAACCTCACAAGGTAAAACCACAGGTGAAGTCAAGAAAAAACTTACTTCCTCAACTAATATCAAAGGACATCACGTCGCGGCTTCAAAAGATAACCCTGAATACTTGGTTGAAAGTGATAAATCAGGAAAAGAAGCAGCACATAAACCAGATGCTTTAGAAAAAATTGAGGAGTAG
- a CDS encoding DUF3140 domain-containing protein — protein sequence MSDDSTTIDEFLNVVNMTPKELETWLDTDESQSVGQKDGDDESIGHKSGKRIVELLQKKSDYTDDDLSHMKKVISYVHRHTAQKPSSDIEDSRWRYSLKNWGHDPLK from the coding sequence ATGAGTGATGATAGTACGACTATTGACGAGTTTCTCAATGTTGTCAATATGACACCAAAAGAACTTGAAACTTGGCTAGATACAGACGAGTCTCAATCAGTAGGACAAAAAGATGGAGATGATGAATCAATAGGTCACAAGTCAGGTAAACGGATAGTCGAACTTTTGCAGAAGAAAAGCGACTATACAGATGATGACTTATCTCACATGAAGAAAGTCATTAGTTACGTTCACCGCCATACTGCACAAAAACCATCTAGTGACATAGAAGACTCGCGATGGAGATACTCGTTAAAAAATTGGGGACACGACCCTTTAAAGTAA
- a CDS encoding late competence development ComFB family protein — MFKTVVNLTQQAVITEIENVLDTYPCHPYQRAFAIPDLRQELIAYVLNRIPCVYSVVDNERKAISFNYQLPSSQQQLQLENLIHQGICSILQERSDWVNHHLPESVQCSIEPSHWFG, encoded by the coding sequence ATGTTTAAAACAGTCGTTAATTTAACCCAGCAAGCCGTCATAACAGAGATTGAAAACGTTTTAGATACATATCCATGTCATCCTTATCAAAGAGCGTTTGCTATTCCAGATCTCAGACAAGAATTAATTGCCTATGTTCTCAATCGAATTCCCTGCGTTTATAGTGTGGTTGATAATGAACGAAAAGCAATATCATTCAACTATCAGTTGCCAAGTTCCCAGCAGCAATTACAACTCGAAAATTTAATTCACCAAGGCATCTGCTCTATCTTACAAGAAAGATCTGATTGGGTTAATCATCACCTTCCAGAATCAGTGCAATGCAGTATTGAACCATCTCACTGGTTTGGTTAA
- a CDS encoding YaaW family protein, with amino-acid sequence MDELRAALELATEDELQQLTDILFCRKFNPLDYLHTPEPIEVQSRDRSSWLDAIEQRFRYLAADGMTVLQGRTEQVTYRQTLIRVCRYLKIPYSNNLTTTDLEAEVFLNLLGRAWKHLPSQEQQSLTQRVQRSLAKLKLTEKIPSIVQQNPVALLIKGGSALAVSSVLKPILLQQIARQFALHFASYQVAKQALVKGGTAAATQFHSHLALQTARKGMAASAARYGAVRGIFAWMGPALWTWFFADLGWRAIATNYGRIIPTIFALAQIRLTRTESWQLA; translated from the coding sequence TTGGACGAGCTGAGAGCGGCGCTAGAATTAGCCACTGAAGATGAGTTGCAACAACTCACAGATATTTTGTTTTGCCGTAAATTTAATCCGCTTGATTATTTACACACTCCTGAGCCAATAGAAGTGCAAAGCCGCGATCGCTCTTCCTGGCTAGACGCCATTGAGCAGCGATTTCGCTATTTAGCCGCAGATGGCATGACAGTGTTGCAGGGGCGTACAGAACAAGTAACTTATCGGCAAACATTGATTCGAGTCTGTCGTTATCTAAAAATTCCGTACTCTAATAATCTGACTACGACTGATTTAGAAGCAGAGGTATTCCTAAATTTATTAGGACGAGCATGGAAGCATCTTCCCAGCCAAGAGCAACAAAGCTTAACACAGCGAGTACAGCGATCGCTTGCCAAATTGAAATTGACAGAAAAAATCCCCTCAATCGTTCAGCAAAATCCAGTAGCGTTGTTAATTAAAGGTGGTAGTGCTTTAGCCGTTAGTTCAGTTTTGAAGCCGATACTTTTACAGCAAATTGCCCGACAGTTCGCTCTACATTTTGCTAGCTACCAAGTTGCCAAGCAAGCACTTGTTAAAGGTGGTACAGCAGCAGCAACTCAATTTCACAGCCATCTAGCGTTACAAACAGCAAGAAAAGGTATGGCAGCGAGTGCAGCACGTTACGGCGCAGTTCGTGGTATTTTTGCCTGGATGGGTCCTGCATTATGGACGTGGTTTTTTGCTGATTTAGGATGGCGAGCGATCGCCACAAACTATGGTCGTATTATTCCAACAATCTTTGCCCTGGCGCAAATTCGCTTAACTCGCACCGAGTCTTGGCAGCTTGCGTAA
- a CDS encoding O-antigen ligase family protein: protein MGKKRVLLQQHSNARLQTAWTLAQIGLLVFPLVPILGALGIFFALVDTWRHKYRDIIHSPLNWGLVILATWLVITTVLADDRVAATLGLFNFLPFFVLFAAFSTLIQTPAQLRQLAKILAIASIPVIILGFGQLLLSWTTPASLSGILGWTLVAQGNPPGRMASVFMYANILAGYLVITFILVLGLWLESLTPKATLNNQLLLMAVVGNFVALILTNSRNAWAIACLIIFAFALYQGWRWLVMGVSAIAGTIVLAAFAPSPLSHLLRTVVPQFFWARLTDQLYPNRPIPFLRTTQWQFTLSLTQQRPLTGWGLRNFTPLYENHMHVWLGHPHNFFLMFAAETGILGIVFLSTWVGWILFRSIQLLRNWQSTYLEQEKIIFFSYLVAFFACIIFNTVDVTIFDLRLNTLVWILLAAICGVCNTSKYKPFVQQKDV from the coding sequence ATGGGCAAGAAAAGAGTATTATTGCAGCAGCACTCTAATGCCCGTCTCCAAACTGCCTGGACTTTAGCTCAAATTGGGTTACTCGTTTTCCCTTTAGTTCCTATTTTAGGAGCTTTGGGCATATTTTTTGCATTGGTTGATACCTGGCGGCATAAGTATCGTGACATTATCCACTCGCCGTTGAACTGGGGATTAGTCATTTTAGCCACTTGGCTAGTTATCACAACTGTTTTGGCTGACGATCGAGTTGCAGCGACTTTAGGTTTATTCAACTTCTTACCATTTTTTGTCTTATTTGCTGCCTTTAGTACTCTTATCCAAACACCTGCTCAGCTGCGGCAATTAGCTAAGATTTTAGCGATCGCATCAATTCCAGTCATCATCCTTGGCTTTGGGCAATTATTATTAAGTTGGACAACTCCAGCATCGTTGTCAGGTATTCTGGGTTGGACGCTAGTCGCTCAAGGTAATCCCCCTGGGCGCATGGCTTCTGTTTTCATGTACGCTAATATTCTTGCGGGTTATTTAGTCATTACTTTTATTTTGGTATTAGGGTTATGGCTAGAGTCTCTCACACCAAAAGCAACACTCAATAATCAGCTCTTATTGATGGCAGTTGTTGGTAACTTTGTTGCTTTAATCTTGACAAATTCGCGCAATGCTTGGGCGATCGCTTGCTTGATCATTTTTGCTTTTGCACTTTACCAAGGCTGGCGGTGGTTAGTGATGGGAGTTAGTGCGATCGCTGGTACTATTGTTCTAGCTGCTTTTGCTCCCTCACCGTTAAGTCATCTGTTACGCACAGTTGTGCCTCAGTTTTTCTGGGCAAGATTAACAGACCAACTCTACCCGAATCGACCAATTCCTTTTTTACGCACTACTCAATGGCAGTTTACACTGTCTTTAACTCAACAACGTCCTTTAACAGGTTGGGGATTGCGTAATTTCACACCCTTGTATGAAAATCACATGCATGTTTGGCTAGGACATCCACATAATTTTTTTCTCATGTTCGCAGCAGAAACAGGCATATTAGGAATCGTATTTTTAAGTACTTGGGTTGGGTGGATTTTATTTCGGAGTATTCAACTATTACGCAATTGGCAATCTACTTATCTAGAGCAAGAAAAAATCATCTTTTTTAGTTATCTCGTCGCATTTTTTGCTTGCATCATATTCAACACTGTAGACGTCACAATTTTTGATTTACGCCTTAATACTTTAGTTTGGATACTACTCGCTGCAATTTGTGGTGTTTGCAATACGAGCAAATATAAGCCATTTGTGCAACAAAAAGATGTTTAA
- a CDS encoding Uma2 family endonuclease, with product MVQTSSKRITIEEFLKLPETEPASEYIDGQIIQKPMPQGKHSTIRTEFSTTINVILKPRQVARAFSELRCTFCGRSIVPDIAVFTSQRIPRDQNGEVANTFLSAPDWTIEILSPEQSQTKVTKNILHCLDYGTEMGWLIDPDEQTVFVFLPKQQPIVFDKPEQLLLVPSFANELSLSVKVVFGWLLE from the coding sequence ATGGTACAAACTTCATCTAAACGCATCACCATAGAAGAATTTCTGAAGCTACCAGAAACTGAGCCAGCTAGCGAATACATTGATGGTCAAATTATCCAGAAACCAATGCCGCAAGGGAAGCACAGCACAATCCGAACCGAGTTTTCTACTACTATCAATGTAATTCTCAAACCTCGACAAGTCGCACGAGCATTTTCAGAGCTACGTTGTACATTTTGTGGACGCTCGATTGTGCCAGATATAGCTGTGTTTACTTCGCAGAGAATTCCCCGTGACCAAAATGGTGAGGTTGCTAATACCTTTTTGAGCGCTCCTGACTGGACAATTGAAATTTTGTCACCTGAGCAAAGCCAAACGAAAGTCACTAAAAATATTTTGCACTGCCTTGATTATGGAACTGAGATGGGTTGGTTGATTGATCCTGATGAGCAAACCGTTTTTGTTTTCCTGCCCAAGCAGCAACCAATAGTTTTTGACAAACCAGAGCAATTACTATTAGTTCCTTCCTTCGCTAATGAGCTAAGTTTAAGTGTAAAAGTTGTGTTTGGTTGGTTATTAGAGTGA